The Cervus canadensis isolate Bull #8, Minnesota chromosome X, ASM1932006v1, whole genome shotgun sequence genome contains a region encoding:
- the BHLHB9 gene encoding protein BHLHb9, which yields MAGAKSRRNRNRKNENKKKTKTEKRAVAEAEGKREATDKVRSAEGKREATGTAKTQTKAITKAGPRADAVAVVKAASKNKAVTEMKEHLLDVRPKAEDEAARAARFCSVAQASAESRFTCKDKTHINTWFGAGEEANVGSWLRNGEEIGKHFSAKDEGKADTGPPSCAEKLEPLAGTSCKARLGAEEEEEEENVIGSWFWDGDETSFDPNPRPVSRIIKPQPVDEINEKDRPKDWSEVTIWPKAPAVTPAVLGFRSQVTFEKKPPSYVVLASAEENTRSSPVATAAACPSRSTPSSSQPVSEFPFGSDPCIQTIEEIRRQIRIREVNGIKPFACPCKMECYMDSEEFERLITLLKSTTDPLIHKIAQIAMGIINVHPFAQEFINEVGVVTLIESLLSFPSSEMRKKAVITLNPPSGDERQRKVELHVKHMCKETISFPLNSPGQQSGLKILGQLTTDSNHHHIVANYFSELFHLLSLGNRKTRNLVLKVLLNMSENPTAARDMTNTESLAALKLIFNQKEAKANLVSAVAIFINIKEHIRKGSIVVVDHSSYTTLMAIFREVKVIIETM from the coding sequence ATGGCTGGAGCTAAGAGTAGAAGGAATAGGAATAGAAAGaatgagaataaaaagaagacaaaaactgaaaaaagggCAGTTGCAGAAGCTGAAGGAAAAAGGGAGGCCACTGATAAAGTCAGATCAGCTGAAGGAAAGCGGGAGGCTACTGGTACAGCCAAGACCCAGACCAAAGCTATAACCAAGGCAGGGCCTCGGGCAGATGCAGTGGCAGTGGTGAAGGCAGCGTCTAAGAACAAGGCTGTTACTGAGATGAAAGAACATCTGCTAGATGTCCGTCCCAAAGCTGAAGATGAGGCCGCTAGAGCAGCTCGATTTTGTTCTGTGGCTCAGGCTAGTGCTGAGTCCAGGTTTACATGTAAAGATAAGACTCATATTAATACCTGGTTTGGGGCTGGAGAAGAGGCCAATGTTGGTTCCTGGTTACGGAATGGAGAAGAGATTGGTAAACATTTCAGTGCTAAAGATGAAGGTAAAGCTGATACTGGTCCCCCATCCTGTGCTGAGAAGTTGGAGCCTCTGGCTGGGACCAGCTGTAAGGCTAGGCTAggagctgaggaggaggaggaggaggagaacgtTATTGGGAGCTGGTTTTGGGATGGAGATGAAACTAGTTTTGACCCTAACCCTAGACCTGTGAGCAGGATAATTAAACCTCAACCTGTGgatgaaattaatgaaaaagaCAGGCCCAAGGACTGGTCTGAGGTAACTATATGGCCCAAAGCTCCTGCTGTAACTCCAGCAGTGTTAGGCTTTAGATCCCAAGTCACATTTGAGAAAAAGCCGCCTTCATATGTTGTCCTGGCCTCTGCTGAGGAAAATACCCGTTCTTCGCCTGTGGCAACAGCGGCAGCATGCCCTTCTAGAAGCACTCCCTCTAGCTCACAGCCTGTCTCTGAGTTCCCATTTGGTTCTGACCCTTGCATCCAGACCATAGAGGAAATTAGGCGCCAAATCAGGATCAGGGAGGTGAATGGGATTAAGCCATTTGCTTGCCCTTGCAAGATGGAATGCTACATGGATTCTGAGGAGTTTGAAAGACTTATTACCTTACTTAAGTCAACTACTGATCCTCTCATTCATAAAATAGCTCAAATTGCAATGGGGATCATTAATGTTCATCCATTTGCTCAAGAGTTCATTAATGAGGTGGGTGTAGTGACACTTATTGAAAGCTTGctcagttttccttcctctgaaatgagaaaaaaagctgTCATTACCCTGAATCCCCCCTCTGGGGATGAAAGACAACGCAAGGTTGAATTACATGTTAAGCATATGTGTAAAGAAACCATATCTTTTCCCTTGAATTCACCTGGACAGCAGTCTGGATTAAAGATACTAGGACAACTGACTACTGATTCTAACCATCATCACATTGTTGCCAATTACTTTTCAGAGCTTTTCCATTTGCTGTCCCTTGGAAATCGTAAAACTAGAAATCTTGTTTTGAAAGTACTTTTGAATATGTCTGAAAATCCAACTGCAGCCAGAGATATGACCAATACAGAATCATTAGCAGCGTTAAAACTCATCTTTAACCAGAAAGAGGCAAAAGCCAATCTCGTTAGTGCTGTGGCCATATTTATTAACATAAAAGAGCATATCAGAAAGGGCTCAATTGTAGTTGTTGATCACTCCAGTTATACTACACTCATGGCCATTTTCCGTGAAGTTAAAGTGATCATTGAAACAATGTAA